The window GGCGGTTTCGTCCGGCAACAGAACCTGCCGGACTCGCTCAAGGATAAAAAGTTCTATCTTCCGACGGAAATCGGGTTTGAAAAGACCATCAATGCGCGCCTCAAGGCCTGGTTCGGCGACAACATAGACAACAACGAGGGGTAGGGGCGGCGGTCCGATTCGATCCAATTCAATCCGGAAATTGTTGGTCCGTGCTTCCCCGGTTTTGGCTTTCAGCTCGCGGGATCGCATAGCTGTCTCCTCGAATATCGTTACCCATATTTTTGAAATTAAGTAGGTACTAGTCGGTTAACTAAGTATTAGTACTTATTGACAGATGTCACGGAAGTCTTATATAATCAGTGTCATCCCAGTGGGGCGGTACTAGTTCCTAAGTACAATGCTGGTAGTTGAGGAGGGCAAGGGATGATACCTGACTCTCACAAGACACCGAACTTAATCTGAAAGAACGCACCTGTCCTGTCCAAGGGAAACGAAGCAAACATAGAACGAAAGGAACCAAGCAAATGAAGCAGTCAGGTTTTCACGTAGCTACTTCGCATTGCGGTCTATGTCACTACTCCGGTTACTCCAACCGATGCACCTTTTTCGATGACGGAGTGTGCCCCTACATCCAGAGCGTCCGCGACATTAAAAAGGGAAGCCATGCCCAAGAAGCGGAAGTCGCCGCTTAACGCACGTATAATTTAATAGCGCCAGTCAAGCGGCGGGGGTGAAAACCTCCGCCGCTTTTTCTATTGCGATAATTTCGATCTCAAATTGATGTATTGCCCGGCTTCCGGCTGTGTGCTAAGATAGCCTGAGTACAAGAGGTGAATGATCGTTCAATGAAAAACAAACTCAATGAACTCGCATCCAAAAAGCAGCAGATAGCGTCCGGCGGCGGTGAATCCCGGATCAAGGCGCAGCACGCCCGCGGCAAGCTTACCGCCCGGGAGCGCATCGAAAAACTGCTGGACCCCGGTTCCTTTCTCGAACTTTCCGCTTTTTGCAGTCACCGGGCGATCGATTTCGGTTTGGCCGATCAGCAGCATCCCGGCGACGCCGTGGTGACCGGCTGCGGCACGATCGACGGACGCAAGGTATTCGTTTATTCCCAGGACTTCACCGTCCTCGGCGGCTCCATCTCCGAGGTGGTCGGGCAGAAGGTGCGCCAGATCGTAGACATGGCCATCGACCAGGGCGCACCCCTGATTGCCATCAACGACTCCGGCGGCGCCCGCATTCAGGAGGGCGTGGCCAGCCTGTGCGGCGTAGGCGATATACTGCTGCTTAATGCCCTGGCTTCGGGGGCGATTCCTCAGATATCGATTATCGTCGGTCCTTCGGCGGGCGGGGCGGTCTACGGGCCGGCCCTCACCGACTTCGTGTTCATGGTCAAGGGCATGGGCCAGATGTATATCACCGGTCCGGACGTGGTCAAGGCGGTCACCGGCGAAGAAGTGACCCACGAGGCCCTGGGCGGCGCCGACGTTCACGGGAAAAAGAGTGGGGTGTCCCACTTCACCTGCAATACCGAGATGGAGTGCTATGCGTCGGTGCGGCGCCTGCTGTCATTCCTGCCTTCTAGCTTCAAAGAGCCCTCGCCTAGGCTTCCGGTCAAGAAGACCTCCGTCAGCCAGGAAGACGAGACCCTCAACAGCATCGTCCCCGACGACCCGCGCCGGGCTTACGATATGAAAAAGATCATCACCGCCGTTCTCGATAACGGTGATTTCATGGAAGTGCACGCCGCCTTTGCGCCCAACATCGTCGTCGGTTTCGGCCGGATCGACGGACAGAGCGTCGGCATCGTCGCTCAGCAGCCCAATTTCCTGGCCGGCGTCATAGATATCAACGCTTCGGTCAAGGCGGCGCGCTTCGTGCGTTTCTGCGATGCGTTCAACATTCCGATTATCAGCTTTGTCGATGTGCCGGGTTTCATGCCCGGCGTCGACCAGGAACACGGCGGCATCATCCGCCACGGCGCCAAGCTGATTTTCGCCTACGCCGAAGCCACCGTGCCCAAGATCACCGTCATCACCCGCAAGGCCTACGGCGGCGCCTATATTGTCATGAGTTCCCGGCACCTCCGCGGCGATATCAACCTGGCCTGGCCCTGTGCCGAGATAGCAGTCATGGGTGCGGAAGGTGCGGTGGCCGTCATTCACCGCAAGAAGATCGCCGAGTCCCCGGAACCAGATGCGGA is drawn from Dehalogenimonas sp. THU2 and contains these coding sequences:
- a CDS encoding acyl-CoA carboxylase subunit beta — its product is MKNKLNELASKKQQIASGGGESRIKAQHARGKLTARERIEKLLDPGSFLELSAFCSHRAIDFGLADQQHPGDAVVTGCGTIDGRKVFVYSQDFTVLGGSISEVVGQKVRQIVDMAIDQGAPLIAINDSGGARIQEGVASLCGVGDILLLNALASGAIPQISIIVGPSAGGAVYGPALTDFVFMVKGMGQMYITGPDVVKAVTGEEVTHEALGGADVHGKKSGVSHFTCNTEMECYASVRRLLSFLPSSFKEPSPRLPVKKTSVSQEDETLNSIVPDDPRRAYDMKKIITAVLDNGDFMEVHAAFAPNIVVGFGRIDGQSVGIVAQQPNFLAGVIDINASVKAARFVRFCDAFNIPIISFVDVPGFMPGVDQEHGGIIRHGAKLIFAYAEATVPKITVITRKAYGGAYIVMSSRHLRGDINLAWPCAEIAVMGAEGAVAVIHRKKIAESPEPDAERQRCVAEYREKFDNPYQAAAMGYIDDVIVPAETRPRLIQALRTLAGKTGKNPAKKHGNIPL